CATGGATATTTTGTCTTTCCGTTATTCAATCCAGTAAGCTACCCTCGATCTCTATCTTGTTCGGTCTCGATCGTGGTCGGTCTCGATTTTGATCGATCTCGATCTTAATGGGTCTCAGAGTCTCGAGCTTGACAATCTAACTATGAGCCATAGTCTAAAATAAATCGAAGTCGATCCCTGACTTATCATGCTCCAGCTTTGATCAGTGTCACAAAAAAGGCGAGCCCGATTTTGACCGTGTATAAGTATCATTGaaaattcttttttcttctcGATGCAATTTCATATTCGGGGAGTATGTTTGATTGATCTTTCCTAGTTTCTTTCCGTAATCAACTAGTAATTCTTTTAGATAGACTTGTGTATTTTGATTAAGTTTCTTTTCAATTTAAAACATAGGAGAAACATGTGAGGTCTTGAGGATAAAGGGAGAACGAACACAGACAATATCAGTTATATAATTAAGTATTGAATTAATGAAGGCAGAATACACAGGTGGCCCCCTAAACTTAGCCATATTTTTCACCTAGACATCTAAACTAAGGATAGTTCCTATTGAACACCTAAAGTGAAGAATTTTTTTGTCAATTAGACACAAACTTTGCAGTTCCAAACAACAAAGATGCGTGTATATCACTCGCTCCTGATGCAGCATGCTTAGCCAATAATAGTAAAACACgtaaaaaaagaagtaaaatggaaaaaataagaaaagaaaagaaaaggaaaacaatgaTGGAAAATTGAAAACCCCCCTCTTTAACCTATTCTTCCCCGAATTTCAGTAGATTGTTATATATTTTTACGCTTTTCTCCCGGTGATAACTTTGATTAAAAATCTATATATACCAACGATACTAAAGAATATCGTGAAATTCGGTATAAATTATTTGATCAAAGTATATATAGATTTATAAGACGAAGTTGAACTTTGAACCTACTGATTCACAAAATCAAAGTTGCTGTGACAACTCCAAATAAgaaatgaataatattttaatttattgATCCAAAATAATAGTAACATTTATAGCAATAACACATGAAGAAAGAAGAAGGAATTCATTGTCACAAGAGAAATGATGCCCCCTATTTCATGCATAGTAATAAATTAGCAAAATACAAATTAAATAGAAAGAAAAAGGATCAAGACTCATCAAATCTCATGGGGCTGATAATTAAATTATTGATGGGACAGAATTAAGTAGCAAACTAAATTCATCTAATAACCCTCACCCTGGTAATTGGATTTGTAGTCATCAGAAGTGTAAACAAAAGGAGCAACAGAGTACAATAATGTGTTCTTGCCATGGAGAAATCGGTAAGAAGTAAGAAGAGCTCCTGTTTTCCCCTTATTTTCATCTGTTGGGATATCGCATTCTTCCAGAGAAGAACTTTCTAAGAAGGCCTTGCACTGTGTGATTTTGCAAGATTCATATCCTTTGTGCTCCTTTAGAGAAAATACTGCATAGTAATAACCCTTTGAGTCCGATTGGTAACTTGAAAAGGAGAAAGGCGCAGTTTCATATCCGTAGTTCTTCTCCACCCCAAGGCATGTTATCCTTGCTACAGCTCCTGCACATACAAGGTCAAACGGATTTAACTTATATTCACTGATTGTATAATTAAATTTGTTGTAACAGGTTGTTTGACTTATTTATTAGGTTACcatatatttttctatttatagTTAACTGTTGCAATTTTATGATGTTAGTGTGTACAAATTAAAATTGAACCAAAATTTTGGGGGGAAATCTTACGTGCATGCATGCAACAACTGTAAATGAAGACAGTTGGCCACGTTAGGGGCAGATGTGGATCCACCTTTAGGCAACGGGAGCAGCGTATTCACTGTTTTAGGTTCGGATAACTATTCtggaattttaaaaattataCTCCTTCCGTACGAGTGTCAAATTATCTAAATTTTATTTTACGTGAATTCCGATAAATAAAATTTATGTACTTAGAAATTGCATAAAAATATTATCATAAATTATAATAATTAATCATATAAAAATGAATATttaaaagacatgaaaaaaatcGCGGTAAGCAAATTTCTTCTGATTCTCCAAAGAGTAACTGCATGTCTGCATCATATAAAGTGGGACAACATAGTTTATGTTTATCAAATTTGCACTAATTATCACATGAAAAATttgcactatatatatatatatatatatatatatatatatggtattgCATATTGTTAAAATATATTTTAGGAAAACTAAAAACAAAGGATTTGATATAAAGTATGTATATTCACTATCCTTAATAAATTATGTTCACCAGTATGTTGCTATTGAGTATATGACGGTCCTTCAAGATTTACGGAAGCTTGGCAAAATTCAAGTTCAGCAAAAACAGGATGTGAGTATTTGAGAGAAATTGGTAGGTAATCTGATTGTCTGTATGCATATTTTGAAGGCAAAATACAAGTATTATTATATACTCCGGCAATATAGAAGGACTTACCCTTAAGAGGGATGAGTTTAGATCCTGATTTGCAATAAATCATTCCCTGAACAGCAATGATTGATGCAGGAATCAATCCCTTTGTGGGCAAATGTTTCTTCAAGTTGGATTTTGGGGCACTGCCATAACCATAATTAGATCCATTTCCATAACTGCTGCTTGCAAAAACAATATTGGTGGCTGCTACTAGGAACAAGAGAATGCAGAAAGCTGACAAGTAATTGCTTGAAGCCATTGTCAATATTAGAGCAACTTCAGGGATGTGTGTCTGATTTTGACTACTGATATAATTTGGTTTGTTTTCTGAACGCTtaatatatagagaaaaaattGTCAAAACATTGTGGTGGTGTTGTATAAGGGTGCTCGTATATATTTAATTGGAGGTCAGAACATTACAGGGTTGCACGACCAATATTTGGTGGACCACTAACTATTAATCGTTCCAACTCAGTAAGCTTCATGCAATTAATTACCGGCCTTATCTCCAActgtagttttttctttttttattcacAAATTTACCTTCACTTGATCTTACAGTTGTAAGTATTATTATGGTTGTAAGGAATAAATCCGTGaaaggaactcaaagaatctgaGGAACATATGCTATCCAAAACTCTTAACTTAATTGATGAAGTAGCAtaatatcatgaatagagaataGATATGGTCAATATGAATGTTGGAATATTTATATTA
This genomic stretch from Nicotiana sylvestris chromosome 9, ASM39365v2, whole genome shotgun sequence harbors:
- the LOC104234375 gene encoding protein SEED AND ROOT HAIR PROTECTIVE PROTEIN-like; protein product: MASSNYLSAFCILLFLVAATNIVFASSSYGNGSNYGYGSAPKSNLKKHLPTKGLIPASIIAVQGMIYCKSGSKLIPLKGAVARITCLGVEKNYGYETAPFSFSSYQSDSKGYYYAVFSLKEHKGYESCKITQCKAFLESSSLEECDIPTDENKGKTGALLTSYRFLHGKNTLLYSVAPFVYTSDDYKSNYQGEGY